The Streptomyces sp. V3I7 genome segment GCACGCGCGTGGTCTCGCCGACGCCGGGCTTGACCAGGTTCACGTCGTGGATGCCGTACTCCTCGCTGATGCGCTCGACCGCGACCCAGCCCTCCCAGGTGGGGGTGCGGTCGGCGCCGGCCAGGTCCTTCACGGCGGCGTTCACGGACTCCGCGACCTCGGTGAAGCGGGCGGAGACCGCGTCCAGGAAGGCCACCGAGGCGTCGGTGCTGGCGAGTTCGCGGTAGAACTTCGCGCCGTGGAAGTCGTGTGGGCCGACCAGGTCGGGGCGCAGCACGGTGCGCGAGATCAGGCCGGACACGGTGGAGTTGAGGCAGGCGGAGGGGATGAGGAAGTCCTCGCGGGTGCCGTAGGTGCGCACGCACGAGCCGGGGTCGGCGAGCACCGCGATCTGCGGGTCGAAGCCGGTGATGCCGTCGGACTCCTCGAACGCGCTGATGGCGTCGGCGAGTTCGCGGGTGATGGCGCCCTTGCCGGTCCAGCCGTCGACGAAGACGACGTCGCGTGGGTCGTGGTGGGCGGCGAGCCAGCGCAGGGCGTTGGCGTCGATGCCGCGGCCGCGGACGATGGAGACGGCGTAGTGCGGCAGGTCGGTGCCGTGCCGGAGCTGTGCCCAGCGGCGCATCAGGACGCCGACCGGGGTGCCGGCGCGGGCGAGGGAGACCAGCACGGGCCGCGGGGACCGCTCGGCGATGACCGTCTCGGTGACCACGCCGACGGCCTGGGCCAGGCGGGCGGCGGAGACGTCGAGGGCGGCGCGGAACAGTTCCTGGTACTGCTCGCTCGGCTGGTATTCGATCGGCAGCGACTCGGCGTAGTGCGCCCCGCCGCTCTGGACCGCCTCCTCGCGCTCCTCGGTCGGCGCCTCCAGCGTCACGTCCGAGAGGTCCTGGAGCAGCCAGCCGACCTCGTCGGGCGCGTACGAGGAGAAGGCGGGGCCGCGGAGGGGCTCGGGCAGCATGGCGGATCTCTCTTCGGACGACGCGGGGGCGTGCGGGGGCTCGGGGACGTACGAGGGGACGACCGCGAGCAGGACGTGCTCGGCGTGCCCGGCCAGTTCGGCCAGCAGGCCGTCGGGAGCGTGCAGGGCGGGGGTGTCGGCGGCGGAGTCGACGACGGCGACGACGGTGTCGAAGCCGGCGCCCGCGACGTTGTAGGCGTAGCGCTCGCCGGGGCCGTCGGCGGGGTCGTCGTGGGCGGGGAAGACGAGGCGGCTGCGGATCGCGTAGCCGGGGTCGTCGACGGCGAGGACGGGTGAGCGGGTGGTGGTGGAGTAGCGGATCTCGGCGGCCACGACCTGCTCCAGCTCGCGGGCGAGCCGCAGCGGGGCGTACATCAGCTCCTCGAAGCCGAGGACGAGGACCCGGCGGGCGTCGGCGGGCAGCGCCTCGGCGAGGCGGGCGGCCAGGGCGGGCAGTGCGGCGTCCAAGCGGGCGCGGTGTC includes the following:
- a CDS encoding phosphoribosyltransferase, producing MNNAVNHEVWSGSWVAERLGVELVGDEPLTELLGLALRRNPKRAHLLVSHVLGKHVPQSPAVVYGHGVALGRRVRALLGDAEAAAAVVLGYAETATGLGHSVADGLGLAPYLHSTRRPVAGVARAGGFEESHSHATTHLLLPEDPALLAGDGPLVLVDDEFSTGNTVLNTIRDLHARYPRKRYVVVALVDMRAPEDARRLEDFARELGARVDLVAAASGTVRLPEGVLEKGQALVARHESATKAVTDPTAPERGRATRVDLHWPQALPDGARHGFTPRHRARLDAALPALAARLAEALPADARRVLVLGFEELMYAPLRLARELEQVVAAEIRYSTTTRSPVLAVDDPGYAIRSRLVFPAHDDPADGPGERYAYNVAGAGFDTVVAVVDSAADTPALHAPDGLLAELAGHAEHVLLAVVPSYVPEPPHAPASSEERSAMLPEPLRGPAFSSYAPDEVGWLLQDLSDVTLEAPTEEREEAVQSGGAHYAESLPIEYQPSEQYQELFRAALDVSAARLAQAVGVVTETVIAERSPRPVLVSLARAGTPVGVLMRRWAQLRHGTDLPHYAVSIVRGRGIDANALRWLAAHHDPRDVVFVDGWTGKGAITRELADAISAFEESDGITGFDPQIAVLADPGSCVRTYGTREDFLIPSACLNSTVSGLISRTVLRPDLVGPHDFHGAKFYRELASTDASVAFLDAVSARFTEVAESVNAAVKDLAGADRTPTWEGWVAVERISEEYGIHDVNLVKPGVGETTRVLLRRVPWKILARAGAGADLDHVRLLAQQRGVPVEEVGELPYICVGLIHPKYTRGATGADGKAVHV